A single Populus alba chromosome 7, ASM523922v2, whole genome shotgun sequence DNA region contains:
- the LOC118047851 gene encoding uncharacterized protein yields MAKWWRSLRTAIQSPQQPLSPPQPFQSSRYHTIQAIPREVVGSRVSAREREQGRIPAVVFSQSLLDINPSNRYTSRKRLLTTEKKQIQAILKSVELPFFCSTTFPLQIRAGTGSSVLLESGTVLPIKIHRDEKTGKILNLVFAWADEGTEMKVDVPVVFKGEENCPGLKKGGHLKMMRSTLKYLCPAEHIPQKIEMDISNLDIDDGLFMRDIEVHSSLKLLSKNENMPVCKIVATNLDTPESTALNLESSEPAEKQPAECL; encoded by the exons ATGGCCAAGTGGTGGCGAAGCCTGAGGACGGCAATCCAATCCCCACAACAGCCATTATCACCACCGCAACCATTTCAATCTTCACGTTACCACACAATCCAAGCAATACCTCGAGAGGTTGTAGGCAGCAGAGTTTCAGCTAGAGAAAGAGAGCAAGGTAGAATCCCTGCTGTGGTTTTCTCTCAGAGCCTCCTTGATATAAACCCGTCAAATCGGTATACATCTAGGAAGAGATTATTGACTACTGAGAAAAAGCAGATTCAAGCCATTCTTAAGTCCGTAGAACTCCCTTTCTTTTGCTCCACTACTTTCCCTCTTCAGATCCGAGCTGGGACCGGGTCATCGGTTTTGCTTGAATCCGGAACTGTATTACCCATTAAG ATACATAGGGATGAAAAGACAGGGAAGATATTGAATTTGGTGTTTGCTTGGGCTGATGAGGGAACTGAGATGAAAGTTGACGTGCCGGTTGTTttcaaaggagaagaaaattgtCCCGGCCTTAAGAAAG GAGGCCATTTGAAGATGATGAGAAGTACTCTAAAGTATCTCTGCCCAGCTGAACACATTCCTCAAAAAATTGAGATGGATATAAGCAATCTAGATATTGACGATGGATTATTCATGCGTGATATCGAGGTTCATTCATCGTTGAAGCTTTTGAGTAAGAATGAGAACATGCCTGTATGTAAGATTGTAGCAACAAATTTGGATACCCCAGAATCCACGGCATTGAATTTAGAAAGCTCAGAACCTGCAGAGAAACAGCCAGCGGAGTGCCTGTGA
- the LOC118047877 gene encoding mitogen-activated protein kinase kinase kinase 5 isoform X2, whose amino-acid sequence MSTDGNFSSVRRGHGTRFSRNNPRSLRIGGGGGYDCGDRPRISRQKNVRHLIDQDLPGHQKQVAPPDHHVDSGALSRSTSASVAVPLPLPLPVPSGDGDSRFPSPKERIRDGFRERERDRGDRIGEGLYPSNSPISSVFAGRNMKKMVEHLDTWSSRTVRPDFSSAQSSRDNFEINIPIRSAPTSPFASPVHSPPRTSSTAGMFPYYHMIARAQKVWSAPEMATLDTPGLPPPAFMDVSAFSNDSSPLQSPSNISPRRRARSPTVPLSPLTSRSSIESSVARRESNANFEVHPLPLPPGAAVPSPSVPVSIALHKPEFPSMKSQWQKGKLIGRGTFGSVYVASNRETGALCAMKEVEMFPDDPKSAESIKQLEQEIKVLSQLKHPNIVQYYGSEVVDDKFYIYLEYVHPGSINKYVHEHCGAITESVVSNFSRHIVSGLAYLHSMKTIHRDIKGANLLVDASGVVKLADFGMAKLLTGQAADLSLKGSPYWMAPELMQAVMQKDVSSELALAVDIWSLGCTIIEMFTGKPPWSEYEGAAAMFKVMRDSPAIPEILSPDGKDFLRCCFRRNPAERPTAAMLLDHRWLKNCQQVNVSYTIQSINGIKSTDISQSRRPSECKSDHQPGLPSSKSTRGKATSDR is encoded by the exons atGTCCACGGATGGAAATTTCTCCTCGGTGAGGAGAGGTCATGGCACTCGTTTTAGTCGGAATAATCCTCGTAGTTTGAGGataggtggtggtggtggttatgATTGCGGTGACAGGCCTAGAATTTCAAGGCAAAAGAATGTGAGACATTTGATCGATCAAGACCTTCCAGGTCATCAAAAACAGGTGGCACCACCGGATCATCATGTGGATTCTGGTGCCCTTTCGAGGTCAACTTCGGCTTCAGTTGCTGTGCCATTGCCGCTTCCATTGCCGGTGCCTTCTGGGGATGGGGATTCGAGGTTTCCTTCGCCCAAGGAGAGGATTCGAGATGGTTTTagggaaagagaaagagacAGAGGTGATAGGATTGGAGAGGGATTATATCCTTCGAATTCTCCTATTTCTAG TGTTTTTGCTGGTCGAAACATGAAGAAAATGGTTGAGCATTTAGACACTTGGTCATCTAGGACGGTGCGTCCAGATTTCAGTTCTGCACAGAGTTCTCGAGACAACTTCGAGATCAATATTCCTATTAGGAGTGCTCCTACTAGTCCATTTGCAAGCCCTGTTCACAGCCCACCAAGAACGAGTAGCACTGCTGGTATGTTTCCTTACTACCACATGATTGCTAGAGCACAGAAAGTCTGGTCTGCACCAGAGATGGCAACATTAGACACGCCTGGGCTTCCTCCTCCAGCATTCATGGATGTCAGTGCTTTTAGTAATGACAGTTCTCCTCTTCAAAGTCCATCAAATATAAGTCCCCGCCGGAGAGCCAGAAGCCCAACTGTACCTTTATCGCCATTGACCTCCAGGTCATCAATCGAAAGCTCAGTTGCACGGCGTGAAAGTAATGCTAATTTTGAGGTCCACCCGTTACCTCTTCCTCCAGGAGCAGCTGTCCCTTCGCCATCAGTACCAGTGTCTATAGCTCTACATAAACCGGAGTTCCCATCTATGAAAAGTCAGTGGCAGAAGGGGAAGCTTATTGGACGCGGTACATTTGGAAGTGTTTATGTTGCCAGCAATAG GGAAACTGGGGCATTATGTGCAATGAAGGAAGTGGAAATGTTTCCTGATGATCCGAAATCTGCTGAATCTATAAAGCAATTAGAACAG GAAATTAAAGTTCTTAGCCAGCTGAAGCATCCTAACATTGTGCAGTATTATGGTAGTGAAGTA GTTGACGACAAATTCTATATATATCTGGAGTATGTTCATCCGGGTTCAATCAATAAATACGTACATGAACATTGTGGAGCCATAACAGAAAGTGTTGTTAGTAATTTTAGTCGCCATATCGTCTCTGGGCTAGCTTACTTACACAGCATGAAGACAATACATAG GGATATAAAAGGGGCTAATTTGCTTGTTGATGCATCTGGAGTTGTGAAGCTGGCGGACTTTGGAATGGCAAAACTT CTTACTGGACAAGCAGCTGATCTTTCTCTTAAGGGAAGCCCTTACTGGATGGCTCCTGAG CTCATGCAAGCTGTAATGCAAAAGGATGTTAGCTCCGAACTTGCTCTTGCTGTTGATATTTGGAGTTTGGGATGTACTATTATTGAAATGTTCACCGGGAAACCTCCTTGGAGCGAGTATGAGGGG GCTGCAGCCATGTTTAAAGTGATGAGGGATAGCCCAGCTATACCTGAAATATTATCACCTGACGGCAAGGATTTCTTGCGCTGTTGCTTTCGAAGAAACCCAGCAGAGAGACCAACAGCTGCCATGCTACTAGATCATCGGTGGTTGAAAAACTGTCAGCAGGTCAATGTCTCATATACCATCCAGTCAATCAATGGGATAAAATCGACT GATATATCCCAAAGTCGAAGACCATCTGAATGCAAGTCTGATCATCAACCAGGATTGCCAAGCTCAAAAAGTACCAGAGGAAAGGCGACTTCTGACAGGTAA
- the LOC118047877 gene encoding mitogen-activated protein kinase kinase kinase 5 isoform X1, whose protein sequence is MSTDGNFSSVRRGHGTRFSRNNPRSLRIGGGGGYDCGDRPRISRQKNVRHLIDQDLPGHQKQVAPPDHHVDSGALSRSTSASVAVPLPLPLPVPSGDGDSRFPSPKERIRDGFRERERDRGDRIGEGLYPSNSPISSVFAGRNMKKMVEHLDTWSSRTVRPDFSSAQSSRDNFEINIPIRSAPTSPFASPVHSPPRTSSTAGMFPYYHMIARAQKVWSAPEMATLDTPGLPPPAFMDVSAFSNDSSPLQSPSNISPRRRARSPTVPLSPLTSRSSIESSVARRESNANFEVHPLPLPPGAAVPSPSVPVSIALHKPEFPSMKSQWQKGKLIGRGTFGSVYVASNRETGALCAMKEVEMFPDDPKSAESIKQLEQEIKVLSQLKHPNIVQYYGSEVVDDKFYIYLEYVHPGSINKYVHEHCGAITESVVSNFSRHIVSGLAYLHSMKTIHRDIKGANLLVDASGVVKLADFGMAKLLTGQAADLSLKGSPYWMAPELMQAVMQKDVSSELALAVDIWSLGCTIIEMFTGKPPWSEYEGAAAMFKVMRDSPAIPEILSPDGKDFLRCCFRRNPAERPTAAMLLDHRWLKNCQQVNVSYTIQSINGIKSTDISQSRRPSECKSDHQPGLPSSKSTRGKATSDSYMHYSFSPARLSNDLAMKLPT, encoded by the exons atGTCCACGGATGGAAATTTCTCCTCGGTGAGGAGAGGTCATGGCACTCGTTTTAGTCGGAATAATCCTCGTAGTTTGAGGataggtggtggtggtggttatgATTGCGGTGACAGGCCTAGAATTTCAAGGCAAAAGAATGTGAGACATTTGATCGATCAAGACCTTCCAGGTCATCAAAAACAGGTGGCACCACCGGATCATCATGTGGATTCTGGTGCCCTTTCGAGGTCAACTTCGGCTTCAGTTGCTGTGCCATTGCCGCTTCCATTGCCGGTGCCTTCTGGGGATGGGGATTCGAGGTTTCCTTCGCCCAAGGAGAGGATTCGAGATGGTTTTagggaaagagaaagagacAGAGGTGATAGGATTGGAGAGGGATTATATCCTTCGAATTCTCCTATTTCTAG TGTTTTTGCTGGTCGAAACATGAAGAAAATGGTTGAGCATTTAGACACTTGGTCATCTAGGACGGTGCGTCCAGATTTCAGTTCTGCACAGAGTTCTCGAGACAACTTCGAGATCAATATTCCTATTAGGAGTGCTCCTACTAGTCCATTTGCAAGCCCTGTTCACAGCCCACCAAGAACGAGTAGCACTGCTGGTATGTTTCCTTACTACCACATGATTGCTAGAGCACAGAAAGTCTGGTCTGCACCAGAGATGGCAACATTAGACACGCCTGGGCTTCCTCCTCCAGCATTCATGGATGTCAGTGCTTTTAGTAATGACAGTTCTCCTCTTCAAAGTCCATCAAATATAAGTCCCCGCCGGAGAGCCAGAAGCCCAACTGTACCTTTATCGCCATTGACCTCCAGGTCATCAATCGAAAGCTCAGTTGCACGGCGTGAAAGTAATGCTAATTTTGAGGTCCACCCGTTACCTCTTCCTCCAGGAGCAGCTGTCCCTTCGCCATCAGTACCAGTGTCTATAGCTCTACATAAACCGGAGTTCCCATCTATGAAAAGTCAGTGGCAGAAGGGGAAGCTTATTGGACGCGGTACATTTGGAAGTGTTTATGTTGCCAGCAATAG GGAAACTGGGGCATTATGTGCAATGAAGGAAGTGGAAATGTTTCCTGATGATCCGAAATCTGCTGAATCTATAAAGCAATTAGAACAG GAAATTAAAGTTCTTAGCCAGCTGAAGCATCCTAACATTGTGCAGTATTATGGTAGTGAAGTA GTTGACGACAAATTCTATATATATCTGGAGTATGTTCATCCGGGTTCAATCAATAAATACGTACATGAACATTGTGGAGCCATAACAGAAAGTGTTGTTAGTAATTTTAGTCGCCATATCGTCTCTGGGCTAGCTTACTTACACAGCATGAAGACAATACATAG GGATATAAAAGGGGCTAATTTGCTTGTTGATGCATCTGGAGTTGTGAAGCTGGCGGACTTTGGAATGGCAAAACTT CTTACTGGACAAGCAGCTGATCTTTCTCTTAAGGGAAGCCCTTACTGGATGGCTCCTGAG CTCATGCAAGCTGTAATGCAAAAGGATGTTAGCTCCGAACTTGCTCTTGCTGTTGATATTTGGAGTTTGGGATGTACTATTATTGAAATGTTCACCGGGAAACCTCCTTGGAGCGAGTATGAGGGG GCTGCAGCCATGTTTAAAGTGATGAGGGATAGCCCAGCTATACCTGAAATATTATCACCTGACGGCAAGGATTTCTTGCGCTGTTGCTTTCGAAGAAACCCAGCAGAGAGACCAACAGCTGCCATGCTACTAGATCATCGGTGGTTGAAAAACTGTCAGCAGGTCAATGTCTCATATACCATCCAGTCAATCAATGGGATAAAATCGACT GATATATCCCAAAGTCGAAGACCATCTGAATGCAAGTCTGATCATCAACCAGGATTGCCAAGCTCAAAAAGTACCAGAGGAAAGGCGACTTCTGACAG CTACATGCATTATTCTTTTTCTCCAGCAAGACTGTCCAACGACCTCGCCATGAAACTTCCAACTTAA